The following DNA comes from Serpentinimonas raichei.
GCGCGTCGCCTCCAAGCCCCCCCGATCCACATTGTCCGCGCACACCCTCACTTCTGCCATGTCTCAGCCCCTAATCGACGAACTTGAGCGCGCCCGGCGCAGTGGCCCGGTGCGCGACATCCTGATTCCGCCATGCCCGGAGCTGCTGCGACAGTTGCAACAGGCCATGGCCGAGGCGGAACCCGATTTGGTCGAGATCGACCGCATTGCCAGTTCCGATGTGGCCATGGCGGCGGCCTTGATGCGCCACGCCAACAGCCCCCTTTTGGCACTGGAACACCCGGTGCAAACGGTTGGCCGCGCCATGACGGTGCTGGGCTTGCAGGCCGCGGTGCAGCTGCTCAGCGGCTTTTTAACGCGCCGGGCGCTACCGGTGCATTCGCCGCTGTTGCGGCATTTCTGGGACACCTCGACGCGGCGCGCACTGGCCTGCGCGCACATCAGCAGGCAACTCTACGACCTCGACGCCGGACTGGCTTACAGCGCCGGCTTGTTTTGTCATGTGGGCATGCCGGTCATGCTCGGCGGCCTCAAGGGTTATGGCAG
Coding sequences within:
- a CDS encoding HDOD domain-containing protein, translated to MSQPLIDELERARRSGPVRDILIPPCPELLRQLQQAMAEAEPDLVEIDRIASSDVAMAAALMRHANSPLLALEHPVQTVGRAMTVLGLQAAVQLLSGFLTRRALPVHSPLLRHFWDTSTRRALACAHISRQLYDLDAGLAYSAGLFCHVGMPVMLGGLKGYGSTIAEALARRDRSFSQTEEANHRTDHAVVGAIVARTWNLPPEVALAVRLHHDFSCLGDARIGAPVRQLVALLLVADYLVLQHEGVNAPADWARCGAACLAHLQIDAAEVEHWIDELHPVFEAVSLH